Within the Macaca nemestrina isolate mMacNem1 chromosome 5, mMacNem.hap1, whole genome shotgun sequence genome, the region CTTCCACAAAATTGTAGGTGGCTCTGAAAAGAGCCTTTGGTTCCATTGGGATTGAGTTGCTGCAAACTAATCCAGCGTTCTACTTGCCCTTCGCCTTGTGGTGGCTCTCGGTCTTCTTTGGCAGCAGCACGGCCTGGATGTTGGGCAGAACACCCCCCTGTGCGATGGTGACTTTGCCCAGCAGTTTGTTGAGCTCCTCGTCGTTGCGGATGGCCAGCTGGAGGTGACGCGGGATGATGCGAGTCTTCTTGTTGTCGCGGGCCGCGTTGCCAGCCAGCTCCAGGATCTCGGCGGTCAGGTACTCCAGCACCGCAGCCAGGTACACCGGTGCCCCAGCCCCGACCCGCTCGGCATAGTTGCCTTTGCGGAGCAGGCGGTGCACTCGGCCCAcgggaaactgaagcccagccCGAGAAGAGCGGGTCTTGGCCTTGGCGCGAGCTTTGCCTCCCTGCTTACCACGCCCAGACATGGCAAAAGGCCTGTATCTATACAGTTAAAAAGGACAGATGAAAGTAGAAAAACGCAGTTTTTATAGCCTCTACTGGGCGCGAAAAGGAAGCTGTTCGATTGgctaacgttttatttttatttagaccAATAGGACTCAATTATGCAGGATACCTATTTTGATTGGGCAAAACTGGCATCGGACGTCATCCAAGGATAATCACCAATCAGCAGAGACCTTCCCCCCTACCTCGTCCACATAAACTGTTACATAAAAAGAGGAGACCaagttcttgttttcttcttaccAGTATTATTTCATCATGCCCGAGCCGGCCAAGTCTGCTCCCGCCCCGAAGAAGGGCTCCAAGAAAGCGGTGACCAAGGCCCAGAAGAAGGATGGCAAGAAGCGCAAGCGCAGCCGCAAGGAGAGCTACTCCGTGTACGTGTACAAGGTGCTGAAGCAGGTCCACCCCGACACCGGCATCTCTTCTAAGGCCATGGGGATCATGAACTCCTTCGTCAACGACATCTTCGAGCGCATCGCGAGCGAGGCTTCCCGCCTGGCGCATTACAACAAGCGCTCTACTATCACCTCTAGGGAGATTCAGACGGCCGTGCGCCTGCTGCTTCCGGGGGAGCTAGCCAAGCACGCGGTGTCGGAGGGCACCAAGGCCGTCACCAAGTACACCAGCTCCAAGTAAATTCTCAAGCTGTTTGTCAAACCCAAAGGCTCTTTTCAGAGCCACTCACTATTATCTAAAGAAGAGCTGATTCGCTCTTCCGAACGCTGGGGGCGAGGGATCATAAATCATTTTGTTGGTCTATCTGCTAAATTAATTAAGCTCTTTGAAAGCCTTTTCAAGTGAAATATACATGAGGTACGTGCATATAGCTGCCAACACCATAGAGGGTCCGACTTTGGCCCTTGAGGGCATAAACTAGGTCCTTAGCAGTGTCTTGCGTTTTGCTTGTTCCGTGTAAGTCAAGCGCACCCGGGATCACGTTATCCGGAAATGCCTTGAGTATCCACGGGTTTCTAAAAAGATGAGACCAGTGAAGCGTTTGACACCGCCCGGCCAGGCGGTGGGTTTGGGATACCTGGATGTTGGCGCAGCAACTGCGGTGGCGCCCCCTTTACCCAATGCCTTCCCACAGTTGCGCAACCAGACATGATTTTAAGGCCCGACAAAAGACCCAAGGTAAAAGCCAAAAACAGCACTAGGGAAACAAGGCTGGCCTTTTTAATCATTCAGACTAAATTGGAAACTACAGGGCTAGGTGCGGTAGGCTTATGCCTGCAgaccaagcactttgggaggtggaggcgtgctgatcgcttgagcccaggagttcgcaaccagcctcggcaacatagcaaaaccccggctctgtaaaaagtacaaaaattagccaggagcggtggcgcgcccctgttgtcccagctacttagggggctaaTGTGGGAGGAGGGCTTGAGCCTGgtagttggaggttgcagtgagctgagatccgcaccactgcactctagcctgggcaataaagccaggtcttgtctcaaaataaataaataaataaataaaaagtgatcAGTGAAAGTTAGCACCTTGCCTTCTCCTAATTGTCAATACCTGCTAGCAAAAGATGCCAAagcagattttttaaagtttttcttgcTGTCACCCAAACCCAACTGTTTTTCGTATACTATTTACCATCAAATTTACTAACATTTTTTAAGCATCTGCTATTCACCATGGGCCAGTCATAGTATTCTGCTATAGGTATGGGAAATCCTGAATAAGTCTCCCAGACCTTAATTCTCAATCACTGCTGGTGGCCCCACAAATTGGTAGTGCTTTCATAAAGGAAAATTTGGTAATACctgtcaaaatttttaaaatgaatctaTCTTTGCATCAGAAATTTCACCCCTAGGAATttactatttttgaaaatatgcaaaataacatATACAGGGGTTTTCAGCAGTACTGTTTGTAGTGTAAGACTAGAAGCAATTTGACTGATTAGCAATAAATTACAGTACCTCATTCTATCTAGTAAAAAATAAGAAGGCTctttttgtaattatttactgcttattatgtgccagataaTGTCCTAAAAAGCTCTCTACATACATTAAATCATTTAGCTTTCATAACAACTTTATgataaattactatttttatacCTGTTTTACAGATCATAAAATGGGGGTTCAGAGAGCTTGACTAAATTGCCTAAAGTGTGAAATTGTACAATGGGAAAGTTGTCAATCAAAATGAAATCACTAACGTTAAGAAAATCCTGACACACAGAACCAAGAGAGGCCGTAAAAAGAAGGTTCTCATGCTTGTATGCCTAATAAcaaaaactatcacaaaagacGGTAAGAGCCACAACCATAAACACAGGCCATGAAAACCTTACACAAAAAAATACTTCTACAAGACCATTTGCCGAACAACTGCCTTCCCAACTTTAAACTGGCATCGCCCTTGTTATTGTAACCCTCCtcgtttttttctttaaaaacctttgtcttcctttacctccctgaatacaCATATACTTTATAGCATATGGATTCCCAT harbors:
- the LOC105491648 gene encoding histone H2A type 1, whose protein sequence is MSGRGKQGGKARAKAKTRSSRAGLQFPVGRVHRLLRKGNYAERVGAGAPVYLAAVLEYLTAEILELAGNAARDNKKTRIIPRHLQLAIRNDEELNKLLGKVTIAQGGVLPNIQAVLLPKKTESHHKAKGK
- the LOC105491649 gene encoding histone H2B type 1-F/J/L, translating into MPEPAKSAPAPKKGSKKAVTKAQKKDGKKRKRSRKESYSVYVYKVLKQVHPDTGISSKAMGIMNSFVNDIFERIASEASRLAHYNKRSTITSREIQTAVRLLLPGELAKHAVSEGTKAVTKYTSSK